A section of the Centropristis striata isolate RG_2023a ecotype Rhode Island chromosome 7, C.striata_1.0, whole genome shotgun sequence genome encodes:
- the mtx3 gene encoding metaxin-3 isoform X2, giving the protein MNQNMAAAMELRCWGADWGLPSVHTESLIVLAYAKFSGAKVTVSPIDWTWKTLTATVPELLCGDSAVQEPAQILNFLRKQRFNADYELTARQGADTMAYIALIEEKLRPALLHTFWVDAENYANLTRPWFASRSPFPLNFLVPCRHASTALSRILLTKGEAPLHRITEVEGKIYSDAKECLNLLSYRLATSNYFFGNSPTSLDAFVFGFVAPIYKAGLPSSPLQSHLRQLDNLTSFCDNILAVYFSSDHPYG; this is encoded by the exons ATGAACCAAAACATGGCGGCTGCCATGGAGCTGAGATGCTGGGGAGCAGACTGGGGTTTGCCTTCTGTCCACACCGAGTCCCTCATAGTTCTG GCATACGCCAAGTTTTCTGGGGCAAAGGTGACAGTTTCTCCTATAGACTGGACATGGAAAACTCTAACAG CGACAGTCCCAGAGTTGCTGTGCGGAGACTCTGCAGTTCAAGAACCGGCACAGATTCTCAACTTTCTGAGGAAACag aggTTCAATGCAGATTATGAGCTGACAGCCAGACAAGGAGCAGACACCATGGCGTACATCGCTCTGATTGAAGAGAAACTACGACCGGCTCTG TTGCACACTTTCTGGGTGGATGCAGAGAACTACGCCAATCTGACACGGCCATGGTTCGCTTCACGCTCGCCGTTCCCTCTTAACTTCCTCGTCCCTTGTCGCCATGCCAGCACCGCCCTCTCCCGCATCCTTCTGACCAAAGGAGAGGCACCGCTGCACAGAATCACAGAGGTGGAGGGAAAG ATCTACAGTGATGCTAAAGAGTGCCTGAATCTCCTCTCCTACAGACTGGCAACTTCAAACTACTTCTTTGGCAACTC gccGACCAGTCTGGACGCCTTTGTGTTTGGGTTTGTGGCTCCAATCTACAAAGCCGGCCTCCCCAGTAGCCCTCTGCAGAGCCACCTCAGACAGCTGGATAACCTCACCAGCTTCTGTGACAACATCCTCGCAGTCTACTTCAGCTCGGACCACCCTT